GGCACGCCGAGCGGCTGCAACACCTTCAGTCGCCGGACGGCTGGCTGACGCTGGTGGGGCTCACCTGGCTGAAGGAGGGCGAGCAGACGGCCGGCTCCGCGCCCGGCAGCGCCGTGCCGCTGCCCTCCCCGGCGCCGGCCAACGCGGGGACCTTCGTGCGCAAGGGCGACACCGTGAGCTTCCAGCCCGCGCCGGGGGTGGCCTTCACGCTGGAGGGCAAACCCTTCACGGGCGGCGCGCTGAAGACAGACGAGAAGGGCGCGCCGGACGTGGTGCGGCTGGGGAGCGTGAACTTCCAGATCATCCGCCGCCAGGACCGGCTGGGCGTGCGGGTGAAGGACGCGGAGGCGGCGGCGCGCAAGCAGTTCCACGGCATCCCCATGTATCCGGCCAGCGCGGACTGGAAGGTGGAGGCGAAGCTGGTGCCGGACGAAAAGCCGCGCATGCTCAGCGTGCCCACGGTGCTGGGGTACGCGGAGGAGATGAAGGCCGCCGGCACGCTCGTCTTCACGATGGCGGGCAAGGAGTACCGCCTGACGCCCGTGGGGGAGGAGGGAGACGAAGCGCTGTTCATCGTCTTCGGTGACGAGACGAACCGCGACGCGACCTACGGCGCCGGCCGCTTCCTCGAAGCGCCGCTGCCGGACAAGGACGGCCGCGTCGTGCTGGACTTCAACCGCGCCTACAATCCGCCGTGCGCCTTCTCCCGC
The sequence above is drawn from the Corallococcus sp. NCRR genome and encodes:
- a CDS encoding DUF1684 domain-containing protein → MSTLALVLSLALQASPPAKPLPKPAAQTQKKAPAEDVAAATQAWHAERLQHLQSPDGWLTLVGLTWLKEGEQTAGSAPGSAVPLPSPAPANAGTFVRKGDTVSFQPAPGVAFTLEGKPFTGGALKTDEKGAPDVVRLGSVNFQIIRRQDRLGVRVKDAEAAARKQFHGIPMYPASADWKVEAKLVPDEKPRMLSVPTVLGYAEEMKAAGTLVFTMAGKEYRLTPVGEEGDEALFIVFGDETNRDATYGAGRFLEAPLPDKDGRVVLDFNRAYNPPCAFSRFATCPLPPRGNRLALRVEAGEKRAGDH